From a region of the Lactuca sativa cultivar Salinas chromosome 4, Lsat_Salinas_v11, whole genome shotgun sequence genome:
- the LOC111885775 gene encoding uncharacterized protein LOC111885775 yields MSSRPRTGPPKHANKFAWKPNAGVKINETEVGGRFRPLSDITGVCPKCKDQIEWKRKYGKYKPLTEPAKCQKCTKRAVRQAYHNLCNACAREHNVCAKCSCRVDRIVGRDITEVEAEQKMLQAAIGNARERDKRSLIRAMNKGKTQTKEQDPTDNDKKAGDLFKAESLEAYAGTTRDDEDEDYSEDETQVVN; encoded by the exons ATGAGTAGCAGGCCGCGTACCGGTCCGCCGAAACACGCCAACAAGTTCGCCTGGAAACCAAACGCCGGCGTCAAAATCAACGAAACCGAAGTAGGAGGAAGGTTTAGGCCTTTATCTGACATCACCGGAGTTTGCCCTAAGTGTAAAGATCAAATCGAATGGAAACGCAAATACGGCAAATACAAACCCCTAACAGAACCAGCCAAATG TCAGAAATGTACCAAACGTGCTGTTCGTCAGGCTTACCATAATCTCTGTAACG CTTGTGCTAGGGAGCATAATGTATGTGCTAAATGTTCATGCCGCGTTGACAGAATCGTTGGAAG AGATATTACTGAAGTAGAAGCTGAACAGAAGATGCTTCAAGCG GCCATTGGTAATGCTCGTGAGAGAGACAAGAGATCCTTGATTCGTGCT ATGAACAAAGGAAAGACACAAACAAAAGAACAAGATCCAACTGATAATGATAAAAAAGCTGGTGATTTGTTCAAAGCTGAATCACTTGAAGCATATGCAGGCACAACCAGAGATGATGAAGATGAGGATTACAGTGAAGATGAGACCCAAGTAGTTAACTGA